From the Glandiceps talaboti chromosome 10, keGlaTala1.1, whole genome shotgun sequence genome, one window contains:
- the LOC144441284 gene encoding ferric-chelate reductase 1-like, giving the protein MTVKVAQDEQYAAIGFSTDKQMGYDDVWACLRLENSTYDLIHSRTVGHENIPSFKPQVNTLEWFARDGWLECSFTRENQLEDSDLEANEYYLIVVHGLIKDEEEQSILSKHVKRPLISNQKINFTAMSSSAAEESVSPAKKAHGMLMLCGWIGCASVAIILARYFKPMWPNSELLGVKVWFLPKFIHAVFGCLAVGLGLINPILAFFRPNPTSPKRFIFNWTHWAIGTSAYYLAVVNVFFAMDMLHFPHASSWVFLGWLIFHVLVEVFYEILNCVHRESDKFLSYKLYAVFANESEDSPSEVKMKDVKPSEGTSEGNPSDARSDETEEGAPKPYEIQPNPSRSTLRVVVLGVYVLVTIAVITYIFVELCLL; this is encoded by the exons ATGACAGTAAAAGTTGCCCAAGATGAACAGTACGCCGCTATTGGTTTTTCAACTGACAAGCAAATG GGATATGATGACGTATGGGCTTGCCTTAGGCTGGAAAATTCGACCTATGACCTTATTCATTCCAGAACTGTAGGTCATGAAAATATACCATCATTTAAA CCCCAGGTAAACACATTGGAGTGGTTTGCAAGAGATGGTTGGCTTGAGTGTTCATTTACTCGTGAAAATCAATTAGAAGATTCTGATTTGGAGGCCAATGAGTATTATTTGATAGTGGTACATGGACTGATAAAAGATGAAGAGGAACAAT CAATATTATCAAAACACGTAAAAAGACCATTAATATCAAACCAGAAGATAAACTTTACTGCTATGTCATCATCTGCTGCAGAAGAAAGTGTTTCTCCAGCCAAGAAAGCCCATG GCATGTTGATGCTTTGTGGATGGATAGGATGTGCCAGTGTCGCTATAATCTTAGCTCGCTACTTCAAACCAATGTGGCCAAATTCAGAATTACTTGGAGTTAAAGTGTGGTTTTTG CCGAAATTTATTCATGCTGTGTTTGGATGCCTGGCTGTTGGATTGGGACTAATTAACCCTATACTGGCGTTCTTCAGACCAAATCCCACTTCACCAAA ACGTTTCATCTTCAACTGGACACATTGGGCCATTGGTACGTCTGCCTACTACCTAGCAG TTGTAAATGTTTTCTTCGCCATGGATATGCTGCACTTTCCACACGCTTCGTCCTGGGTATTTCTGGGATGGCTAATTTTTCACGTTCTTGTTGAAGTATTTTACGAGATTTTAAACTGCGTACATAGAGAATCAG ATAAATTTCTTTCCTACAAGTTATATGCTGTATTTGCCAACGAATCGGAAG ATTCACCCTCTGAAGTTAAAATGAAAGACGTAAAGCCTTCAGAAGGTACAAGTGAAGGAAACCCCAGCGATGCTCGAAGTGATGAAACAGAAGAAGGTGCTCCCAAACCGTATGAGATACAACCAAATCCATCG aGGTCTACACTTCGAGTAGTTGTACTTGGTGTCTACGTCCTTGTAACTATAGCTGTCATCACCTATATCTTTGTAGAGCTCTGTTTACTCTGA